Genomic segment of Bifidobacterium lemurum:
GCGAATCCCACATCTACCACGATCAGGACGGCCACTGGTACGAGCAAAAGGGCAAAACCGACCCTATCTGCATCGACAAAGACATCCCTTTCGACATCCCAGACAACTGGACATGGGCACGACTCAAGTCAATTACCACTTATATCCAGCGTGGTAAATCGCCGAAGTACTCTCTGATCGAAAAGTATCCAGTGGTTGCTCAGAAATGTAATCAATGGAGTGGTTTCTCCCTGGAGAAAGCCAAATTTGTCGATCCTGAAACCATAGAAAAATATGATGAAGAGCGAATACTCCTCACTGGAGATCTGCTGTGGAATTCTACAGGATTGGGCACATTGGGCCGCATGGCGGTTTACGATTCTAACCTCAATCCTTACGGATGGGCCGTTGCAGACAGTCATGTCACTGTCATTCGCACTCGATCTCACTGGTCAAACTATTGGTACCTCTTTAGCTACTTTGCCGGACCATCAGTTCAAAATGTGATCGAAGAGCAATCCAGCGGTACCACAAAGCAAAAGGAACTCGCTCTCTCAACCGTACAGGATTATTTGATTCCATTACCTCCGTTTGCCGAACAGCAACGCATCGTCAACAAGATCAACGAGTTGACTCCCCTGATTGACGACTATGGTAAGGTCCAGGAACTCCGCAATAAACTGGATGCTGAACTGCCAGACACACTACGAAAATCCGTGTTGCAGGCTGCTGTCCAGGGCAAGCTCGTCGAGCAGGACGAGAGCGAAGGCACCGCCGACGAACTCCTAGAACGTATCCGCGCCGAACGGGCCGAACTCATCAAACAGAAGAAGATCAAAGCCCCCAGAGGCGGCGAATCCCACATCTACCACGATCAGGACGGCCACTGGTACGAGCAAAAGGGCAAAACCGACCCTATCTGCATCGACAAAGACATCCCTTTCGACATCCCAGACAACTGGACATGGGCACGACTGGGGGCTATCGCTGTGATTGAGCGTGGCTCTGGCATAAAACGTGATCAAGTGATGGAATCTGGCTATCCTTGCATACGTTATGGCGAGCTCTATACAACATATACAGGGATGATTCGCGAATGCAGCTCTCATACTAATAAAGAGGTTTTCGACAAGAGTCATCATCTTTTGCCAAATGAACTATTGGCCACTTTAACTGGTGAAAATGATATCGACATCGGCCGAGCAGCCATTAACAAAACAGACAAAATACTCGCTTATGGCAGTGATCTTGCTGGAATCAAGTTCCATCACCAAAATGGCGACTATCTCTGCAATCTACTAAATTCTCCTTTTGTCAACTCGCAAAGGACCAGTGCCGCAAATGGGAAAATAATAGTTCATATATCAGCATCTGCTATCTCAGCATTTCTCATCCCTATTCCTCCACTTGCCGAACAGCAGCGTATCGTCAACAAGATAGCCGAAGTCAATGAGCAAATCGGTACAATACGACAATAGAGAAGGATGCCAGGGAATTCGAATAGATCGCAGGTCAAACACATGGAAGCAGCGGAGACTCTTATGAGTGACTCACAATCAGACTATCGCCAACGACTTTACGCGCAATTGGTATCTGCCCGTGG
This window contains:
- a CDS encoding restriction endonuclease subunit S, whose amino-acid sequence is MMDAKTLRNAILQAAVRGKLVEQDESEGTADELLERIRTERAELIKQKKIKAPRGGESHIYHDQDGHWYEQKGKTDPICIDKDIPFDIPDNWTWARLKSITTYIQRGKSPKYSLIEKYPVVAQKCNQWSGFSLEKAKFVDPETIEKYDEERILLTGDLLWNSTGLGTLGRMAVYDSNLNPYGWAVADSHVTVIRTRSHWSNYWYLFSYFAGPSVQNVIEEQSSGTTKQKELALSTVQDYLIPLPPFAEQQRIVNKINELTPLIDDYGKVQELRNKLDAELPDTLRKSVLQAAVQGKLVEQDESEGTADELLERIRAERAELIKQKKIKAPRGGESHIYHDQDGHWYEQKGKTDPICIDKDIPFDIPDNWTWARLGAIAVIERGSGIKRDQVMESGYPCIRYGELYTTYTGMIRECSSHTNKEVFDKSHHLLPNELLATLTGENDIDIGRAAINKTDKILAYGSDLAGIKFHHQNGDYLCNLLNSPFVNSQRTSAANGKIIVHISASAISAFLIPIPPLAEQQRIVNKIAEVNEQIGTIRQ